One segment of Trachemys scripta elegans isolate TJP31775 chromosome 1, CAS_Tse_1.0, whole genome shotgun sequence DNA contains the following:
- the SLITRK6 gene encoding SLIT and NTRK-like protein 6, which translates to MKLWIFMLCSVVVASDLLQSQTSLSSARGSCENLCSCEEKDDILIINCEERGIKMLSQINVPPSQPFHLNLLNNGLTTLHMNDFAGLINAISLHVGFNNIADIEPGAFNGLSLLKQLHINHNSLEILKEDTFQGLENLEFLQADNNFITVIEASAFSKLNRLKVLILNDNAIEFLPSNIFRFVPLTHLDLRGNQLQTLPYVGFLEHIGRILDLQLEDNKWACNCDLLQLKIWLENMPPQSIIGDVVCNSPPVIKGSILRRLKKELLCPTHPINELEDPSGSLPLVVTTSISDSHLPAKVIPVLKAPTKEPGLVLHATKPATQLPGIYCPVPCHCTSHILSGVLIHCQERNIESLSDLGPPPPNPRKLILAGNIIQTLLKSDLVDYASLEMLHLGNNRIEILEEGSFMNLTRLQKLYLNGNHLTKLSQSLFLGLQHLEYLYLEYNAIKEVLPGTFNMMPKLKVLYLNNNLLQTLPPHVFSGVPLARLNLKTNQFTHLPVSTVLDELDLLVQIELEDNPWDCTCDSVGLQQWIQKLSKNIMMGDIFCKSPGHLAKKELKSLNSEVLCPGLINSPALPTHASFIVVTTSSTTTNTADTILRSLTDAVPLSVLILGLLIVFITIVFCAAGIVVLVLHRRRRHKKKQADEHMRDSSPVHLQYSMYGHKTTHHTTERPAPTLYEQRMISPMVQVYRSPSFSPKQTEQQEEGNEKDMNDSRHLRRNLLERENNSPLTGSNVKYKCTDQSAEFLTFQDASSLYRNILEKERELQQLGITEYLRKNIVQLQPDMEVHYPGTHEELKLMETLMYSRPRKVLLEQTKNEYFELKANLHAEPDYLEVLEQQT; encoded by the coding sequence ATGAAGCTCTGGATTTTTATGTTATGTTCAGTTGTGGTTGCCTCGGATTTACTACAATCTCAGACTTCTTTGTCTTCAGCGAGAGGATCTTGTGAAAATCTGTGTTCTTGTGAAGAAAAGGATGATATCTTGATTATAAACTGTGAAGAAAGAGGTATCAAAATGTTATCACAAATAAATGTCCCACCATCACAGCCTTTCCATCTTAATCTGCTGAACAATGGCTTGACCACGTTACACATGAATGATTTTGCTGGCCTCATCAATGCTATCTCACTACATGTTGGATTTAATAATATTGCAGATATTGAACCTGGAGCTTTTAATGGTCTCAGTCTTCTTAAGCAACTTCATATCAATCACAATTCATTAGAAATACTTAAAGAGGATACTTTTCAGGGACTTGAAAATCTGGAGTTTCTTCAAGCAGACAACAATTTCATCACCGTGATTGAAGCAAGTGCCTTTAGCAAACTCAACAGACTTAAAGTGCTTATTTTAAATGACAATGCCATTGAGTTTCTCCCTTCTAACATATTTCGCTTTGTACCGTTGACCCACTTAGATCTTCGTGGAAACCAGTTACAGACACTGCCATATGTTGGCTTTTTAGAGCATATTGGTCGAATACTGGACCTTCAGCTGGAAGACAACAAATGGGCCTGTAATTGTGACTTACTGCAGCTGAAGATATGGCTTGAAAACATGCCTCCCCAGTCTATAATAGGTGATGTTGTGTGCAACAGCCCTCCAGTTATCAAAGGCAGCATCctaagaagattaaaaaaagaattgctcTGTCCCACTCACCCTATAAATGAACTTGAAGATCCTTCAGGGTCCTTGCCCTTGGTAGTAACCACCTCTATAAGTGATAGCCACCTACCAGCCAAGGTGATCCCTGTCCTGAAAGCTCCTACCAAGGAACCAGGTTTAGTGCTTCATGCCACAAAGCCAGCTACTCAGCTTCCAGGAATATACTGTCCTGTACCCTGTCACTGCACCAGCCATATCCTGTCAGGAGTTCTAATTCACTGCCAGGAGCGAAATATTGAAAGCTTGTCTGATTTAGGTCCCCCTCCTCCAAACCCTAGAAAGCTTATTCTAGCTGGAAACATTATTCAAACATTGCTGAAATCAGATCTGGTGGACTATGCTAGCCTGGAAATGCTTCACTTGGGAAACAATCGTATTGAAATCCTTGAAGAAGGATCATTTATGAATCTAACAAGATTGCAGAAGCTATATCTAAATGGCAATCATCTTACAAAGTTAAGTCAGAGTCTCTTCCTTGGTCTTCAGCACCTTGAGTATTTGTATCTTGAATACAATGCCATCAAGGAAGTTTTGCCAGGGACATTTAACATGATGCCAAAACTTAAGGTGTTATATTTAAACAACAACCTTCTTCAAACTTTACCACCCCATGTTTTCTCAGGGGTGCCACTAGCCAggctaaaccttaaaacaaaccAGTTTACCCATTTGCCTGTGAGCACTGTCTTGGATGAACTGGATTTGTTGGTACAAATTGAACTTGAGGACAACCCTTGGGACTGTACTTGTGATTCAGTTGGGCTGCAGCAATGGATACAAAAGTTGAGTAAGAACATCATGATGGGTGACATTTTCTGTAAATCCCCAGGGCACCTAGCAAAAAAAGAATTGAAATCTCTGAACAGTGAAGTCTTATGCCCAGGACTAATAAAtagcccagccctgccaacccatgctAGCTTTATAGTTGTGACAACTTCTTCTACAACCACCAATACTGCAGACACTATTCTTCGATCACTTACAGATGCTGTCCCACTTTCTGTTTTAATCCTAGGGCTCCTAATTGTGTTTATTACGATTGTATTTTGTGCAGCAGGAATAGTTGTCCTTGTTCTGCATCGGCGGAGAAGACACAAAAAGAAACAGGCAGATGAACACATGAGGGACAGTAGCCCAGTTCATCTCCAGTACAGCATGTATGGTCACAAAACAACACACCACACAACTGAGCGTCCAGCACCAACTCTCTATGAGCAACGCATGATCAGTCCCATGGTTCAAGTTTATCGAAGTCCATCCTTCAGCCCCAAACAGACAGAACAACAGgaggaaggaaatgaaaaggaTATGAATGACTCCAGACATCTCCGCAGAAATCTTCTGGAAAGAGAGAACAATTCTCCTCTCACAGGTTCAAATGTCAAATACAAATGTACAGACCAATCAGCTGAATTTCTGACCTTTCAGGATGCCAGCTCCTTATACAGAAACATTcttgagaaagaaagagaactcCAGCAGCTAGGGATCACTGAGTATCTAAGGAAAAATATTGTCCAGCTCCAGCCTGACATGGAAGTACATTATCCTGGAACACATGAGGAGCTAAAGTTAATGGAGACATTAATGTACTCCAGACCAAGAAAGGTTTTGCTTGAGCAGACTAAAAATGAGTATTTTGAGCTCAAAGCTAACTTACATGCTGAGCCAGACTACCtggaagttctggaacagcaaACATAA